A single genomic interval of Mauremys reevesii isolate NIE-2019 linkage group 24, ASM1616193v1, whole genome shotgun sequence harbors:
- the CDC42SE1 gene encoding CDC42 small effector protein 1 has protein sequence MSDFWHKLGCCVVEKPQPKKKRRRIDRTMIGEPMNFVHLTHIGSGDMAANEGLPMTGAVQEMRSKGGRERQWSSSRVL, from the exons ATGAGTGACTTTTGGCACAAGCTTGGCTGCTGTGTAGTAGAGAAACCACAACCG aaaaagaaaaggaggcgAATTGACCGCACTATGATAGGGGAGCCGATGAATTTTGTACACCTGACGCACATCGGATCAGGTGATATGGCAGCTAACGAGGGCCTTCCCATG acaGGCGCTGTTCAAGAGATGAGATCCAAAGGCGGACGGGAGAGACAATGGAGTAGCTCCAGAGTTTTGTAG